The Psychrosphaera ytuae genome includes a region encoding these proteins:
- a CDS encoding MauE/DoxX family redox-associated membrane protein gives MTKTATLYRMVTDEHICPYGLRSKDLLERQGYDVEDHKLTSRQQADDFKDKHDVKTTPQTFIEGKRVGGYDDLREYFGKDEAGQTGTTYTPVVAIFSIAALLAVASQHFASGSFISIRTLMLFIAFSMTLLAVQKLKDLYSFTNSFITYDLLAMRWIRYGYIYPFIEAYAGIGMVAQLQPLAVAPFSLFIGTVGAISVFKAVYIDKRQLKCACVGGDSSVPLGFVSLSENLFMIAGALIMLLM, from the coding sequence ATGACTAAGACAGCTACCCTGTACAGAATGGTCACTGACGAACATATCTGCCCCTATGGTTTAAGGTCGAAAGATTTGCTGGAGAGGCAAGGGTATGATGTAGAAGATCATAAGCTCACGTCAAGACAACAAGCTGATGACTTCAAAGATAAGCATGATGTCAAAACTACGCCACAAACCTTTATTGAAGGAAAGCGTGTCGGAGGATACGATGACTTAAGAGAGTATTTTGGTAAAGATGAAGCAGGTCAAACTGGCACAACCTACACGCCAGTTGTAGCCATTTTCTCGATAGCTGCACTTCTTGCTGTCGCATCTCAACATTTTGCTTCCGGCTCATTTATCTCCATCAGAACACTGATGCTATTTATAGCTTTTTCAATGACGCTCTTAGCGGTGCAAAAACTGAAAGACCTATACAGTTTCACAAATTCGTTTATTACTTATGATTTACTAGCGATGAGATGGATAAGATATGGTTATATTTATCCCTTCATTGAAGCATATGCAGGTATTGGTATGGTTGCCCAACTACAGCCTCTCGCAGTGGCACCATTTTCATTGTTTATCGGCACAGTTGGAGCAATTTCAGTTTTCAAAGCCGTTTACATTGACAAACGCCAGTTAAAGTGTGCCTGTGTAGGCGGCGATAGCAGTGTGCCACTTGGATTTGTATCGCTATCTGAAAACTTATTTATGATCGCGGGAGCATTGATTATGCTGCTGATGTAA
- a CDS encoding cation transporter has translation MSDLDHRVGVREQNLVVRNLKLSNVTEESCDELVKEIDQLFGIDEVSYNIKEGEIHLAYDAVNINLDGIEEVIRKHGADVHDDWWTHTKESYYKFVDQNVKDNAAHKPWSCHKVPPGAGRKNK, from the coding sequence ATGAGCGATTTAGATCATAGAGTTGGCGTTAGAGAGCAAAATTTAGTTGTTCGAAATCTAAAGCTTAGCAATGTCACAGAAGAAAGCTGTGACGAGTTAGTAAAAGAAATTGATCAGCTTTTTGGTATAGATGAAGTCAGTTACAACATCAAAGAAGGTGAAATACACCTTGCCTATGATGCAGTAAACATAAACCTTGATGGGATTGAGGAAGTTATTCGCAAACATGGTGCCGATGTTCATGATGATTGGTGGACACACACGAAAGAAAGCTACTACAAATTTGTTGATCAGAATGTAAAAGACAATGCTGCACATAAGCCGTGGAGTTGTCACAAAGTTCCTCCGGGTGCAGGCCGGAAAAATAAGTAA
- a CDS encoding methyltransferase family protein, with product MNETYDYGLWSMVILNSAIFIFFAFSFVKPKTSTDWRSLGAFSAFIVALFTEMYGFPLTIYFLSGWLTETYPEVNFFAHENGHLLHTFFGFEGDAHWDPFHIASMVFIVAGFFMLSSAWNVLHHAQKHHQLATTGWYARCRHPQYVAFILIMFGFLLQWPTIPTLAMFPILVVVYVKLAKREETQAIAEFGSEYHRYMESTPSWIPNFNKNIEGKNHENVR from the coding sequence ATGAATGAGACATATGATTATGGCTTATGGTCAATGGTGATACTGAACTCAGCAATTTTTATCTTTTTTGCCTTTAGTTTTGTCAAACCAAAAACATCTACTGATTGGCGAAGCCTTGGAGCGTTCTCCGCCTTTATTGTTGCCCTATTTACTGAAATGTATGGCTTTCCTTTAACTATCTATTTTCTATCGGGATGGCTGACGGAGACCTATCCAGAAGTAAACTTCTTTGCGCATGAAAATGGGCACTTGTTACATACTTTCTTTGGTTTTGAAGGTGATGCCCATTGGGACCCATTTCATATAGCGAGTATGGTGTTTATTGTCGCTGGCTTCTTTATGTTGTCTTCAGCATGGAACGTATTGCATCACGCGCAAAAACACCATCAATTGGCTACTACAGGATGGTATGCGAGGTGTCGTCACCCACAGTACGTAGCTTTCATTCTAATCATGTTTGGCTTTTTATTGCAGTGGCCGACCATCCCAACACTTGCGATGTTTCCAATCTTAGTCGTTGTTTACGTCAAGCTAGCGAAACGCGAAGAGACACAAGCTATTGCCGAGTTTGGTTCGGAGTACCACAGGTATATGGAATCGACACCAAGTTGGATTCCAAATTTTAATAAGAACATAGAAGGTAAAAATCATGAAAACGTTAGGTAA
- a CDS encoding DUF2933 domain-containing protein, which yields MKNEHPKFWSTPTGWAALVLIAAATYFLIFEHGQHVLQFLPYLILLLCPLMHVFMHGSHGKHGHDHSHAPDEKKEESFQELTDKNAAYRDGYIQGLEEGRKESHKKENSDE from the coding sequence ATGAAAAATGAGCACCCTAAATTTTGGTCTACACCCACAGGTTGGGCTGCATTGGTGCTTATTGCCGCAGCCACCTATTTTTTAATCTTTGAACATGGACAACATGTACTGCAATTTCTTCCTTATTTGATTTTATTGCTATGCCCGTTGATGCACGTATTTATGCATGGCAGTCATGGCAAACATGGCCACGATCATTCACATGCGCCTGATGAGAAAAAGGAAGAGAGCTTTCAAGAACTCACGGATAAAAATGCTGCCTATCGTGACGGCTACATACAAGGTTTAGAAGAAGGACGTAAGGAATCACATAAAAAGGAGAACAGTGATGAATGA
- a CDS encoding P-II family nitrogen regulator: MKKVTAIFDEMVLTRVEEALLSHGYKGFTIHKATGRGAYADTYNRNHLSAHIVMTIYVAFDDAEHVAKVLLDAAHTNVEGEGLVSVSPVDNLYWINSKSEASAEDLRSIGGQHEK, from the coding sequence ATGAAAAAAGTGACCGCCATTTTCGATGAAATGGTGTTAACACGAGTAGAAGAGGCACTACTTTCACATGGCTATAAAGGCTTTACCATTCATAAAGCAACGGGCAGAGGTGCATATGCTGATACTTACAACAGAAATCACTTATCAGCACATATAGTTATGACAATTTATGTTGCTTTTGATGATGCAGAACATGTTGCTAAAGTTTTGCTTGATGCAGCGCATACCAACGTTGAAGGAGAAGGATTAGTTAGCGTCTCTCCTGTGGATAATCTCTACTGGATAAATTCTAAGTCTGAAGCTTCAGCGGAAGATTTACGGTCAATAGGAGGCCAACATGAAAAATGA
- a CDS encoding cupredoxin domain-containing protein, translating to MMLINLLGLVLIALIVWWFWLYKPNKTIVQGNEVLIEVRDGVYSPSSIQVSASQPVTLKFMRKDQSPCAETMLIPSLEISEQLKLNEITQITLLNLSPGEHEFHCQMQMYRGVLKVV from the coding sequence ATGATGTTAATTAACTTATTAGGCTTAGTGTTAATCGCACTGATTGTTTGGTGGTTTTGGCTATACAAACCCAATAAAACAATTGTTCAAGGTAATGAAGTACTCATTGAAGTGAGGGATGGCGTGTATTCACCATCCTCAATCCAAGTGTCTGCTAGTCAACCTGTCACTCTGAAGTTTATGCGCAAAGATCAATCACCCTGCGCTGAAACAATGCTTATTCCATCATTGGAGATAAGCGAGCAGCTTAAATTAAATGAAATTACTCAAATTACCTTATTGAACTTATCACCGGGAGAGCATGAGTTTCATTGTCAGATGCAAATGTATCGCGGTGTCTTAAAGGTTGTTTAG
- a CDS encoding heavy metal translocating P-type ATPase: MEKVSHNQQLIIEGAGCASCVGKIEGALKATLGVVSAEMNFADRTVTVSGTAKTEELIKAVESVGYNAKPIDDSSATDALDEKEAADWAYYKKLMRDTFIALSLGVPLMIYSIVVGEMTVETNLERMSWLVVGILTFGVMYFSGKHFYVGAWKSFKNHSANMDTLIALGTGTAWVYSMVVVFAPDAVPLMARHVYFEATAMIIGLIDLGLALEIKARGKTSEAIKRLIGLQAKTATVVRDSKEVQIGIEQVLLNDIVKVKPGEKIPVDGVVLEGHTSIDESMLTGEPMPVEKAEEDEVVAGTLNKSGMIMFKATRVGKDTALAQIINMVKRAQNSKPPIGRLADVISAFFVPVVMIISVLSALAWLNFGPEPAIAFAIVSATTVLIIACPCALGLATPMSVMVGVGKAAEAGVLIRNGEALQTASKITAMILDKTGTITEGAPKVTDIVLAKATDEKDVLQLAASLESGSEHPLAQAIVESALDKDIELLKIEAFNAITGFGVEANCNNKALLFGNDKLMKLKGIDLTGFVGKAQSLAKEAKTPMYFAVNGELTAIIAVADPIKSDSISAIKRLQTNGIRVIMLTGDNKETAAAVAKKAGISEFLAEVLPEDKANKVKELQEGGEIVGMTGDGINDAPALALADVGFAIGTGTDVAIESADITLMRGSLHGLADAIAVSKATLRNIKQNLFGAFVYNVAGIPFAAGILYPFFGILLSPVIAGAAMAFSSLTVVSNANRLRLFKAKEN, encoded by the coding sequence TTGGAGAAAGTATCACATAACCAACAGCTCATCATTGAAGGAGCTGGGTGTGCTAGCTGTGTAGGCAAAATTGAAGGGGCGTTAAAGGCAACTCTTGGTGTAGTCAGTGCGGAAATGAATTTTGCTGATAGGACTGTAACAGTTTCTGGGACAGCTAAGACAGAAGAATTGATCAAAGCTGTTGAGTCTGTGGGGTATAACGCGAAGCCAATTGATGATAGCTCGGCAACAGATGCGCTTGACGAGAAAGAGGCGGCGGATTGGGCATATTACAAAAAGCTAATGCGCGATACGTTTATTGCCCTTTCACTCGGCGTTCCTTTGATGATCTACAGCATTGTGGTTGGAGAAATGACGGTTGAAACAAACCTTGAACGCATGTCTTGGCTGGTTGTAGGCATTTTAACTTTTGGTGTTATGTATTTTTCAGGTAAGCATTTTTATGTTGGCGCTTGGAAAAGCTTTAAAAACCACTCCGCAAATATGGACACTCTAATAGCTTTAGGAACAGGTACAGCTTGGGTGTATTCGATGGTTGTCGTGTTTGCACCTGACGCCGTTCCATTGATGGCACGGCATGTTTATTTTGAAGCTACCGCCATGATTATTGGCTTAATTGATTTAGGTCTGGCATTAGAAATAAAGGCCAGAGGTAAAACCTCTGAAGCTATCAAACGTCTTATCGGCTTGCAGGCCAAAACGGCAACCGTAGTTCGTGATAGCAAAGAAGTTCAGATTGGTATTGAGCAGGTTTTACTTAACGATATTGTAAAGGTAAAACCGGGCGAAAAAATTCCCGTCGATGGTGTGGTATTGGAAGGGCACACCTCTATTGATGAGTCCATGCTGACAGGCGAGCCTATGCCTGTTGAAAAAGCCGAAGAAGATGAGGTTGTCGCTGGTACTTTGAACAAATCAGGCATGATTATGTTTAAAGCCACACGTGTTGGAAAAGACACGGCGCTTGCGCAAATCATCAATATGGTGAAACGAGCACAAAATTCTAAACCGCCGATTGGCCGCTTGGCTGATGTTATTTCAGCTTTTTTCGTGCCTGTCGTGATGATCATCTCTGTGTTAAGTGCGCTAGCATGGCTTAACTTTGGACCTGAGCCTGCAATTGCTTTTGCCATCGTATCAGCAACTACAGTACTCATTATTGCCTGCCCATGTGCTTTGGGCTTGGCAACGCCCATGTCTGTCATGGTCGGAGTAGGAAAGGCCGCAGAAGCAGGCGTGCTTATTCGAAACGGTGAAGCACTGCAAACCGCCTCTAAAATCACTGCCATGATTTTAGATAAAACGGGCACTATTACTGAAGGGGCACCTAAGGTAACCGATATTGTTTTAGCAAAAGCTACGGACGAAAAAGACGTACTACAGCTTGCTGCAAGTTTAGAGAGCGGCTCAGAGCACCCTTTAGCGCAAGCGATTGTTGAAAGTGCGTTAGATAAGGATATTGAGTTACTAAAAATTGAAGCGTTTAACGCCATTACGGGTTTTGGTGTAGAAGCAAACTGCAACAATAAAGCCCTGCTTTTCGGAAACGATAAACTAATGAAGTTAAAAGGCATTGACCTTACAGGTTTCGTTGGAAAAGCCCAGTCTTTAGCAAAAGAAGCTAAAACACCAATGTATTTTGCTGTTAATGGCGAGCTGACAGCAATTATTGCTGTTGCAGATCCTATTAAGTCAGACTCAATTTCCGCGATTAAACGGCTTCAAACCAATGGGATTCGCGTCATCATGTTAACGGGCGATAACAAGGAAACCGCCGCCGCTGTTGCCAAAAAAGCGGGTATTAGTGAGTTTCTTGCTGAAGTGCTGCCAGAAGATAAAGCCAACAAGGTGAAAGAGCTACAAGAAGGCGGCGAAATTGTTGGTATGACAGGAGATGGCATCAACGATGCTCCTGCGCTAGCGTTAGCCGATGTTGGCTTCGCCATAGGCACAGGGACTGATGTAGCTATCGAAAGTGCTGACATTACCCTAATGCGTGGTTCACTTCATGGCCTAGCTGATGCCATAGCGGTAAGCAAAGCTACTTTACGAAATATAAAACAAAACTTGTTTGGCGCGTTTGTCTATAACGTAGCCGGGATTCCTTTTGCTGCGGGGATTCTATATCCCTTCTTTGGCATTCTGCTTAGCCCTGTAATTGCAGGTGCTGCAATGGCGTTTTCGTCATTGACTGTAGTGTCAAATGCAAATCGACTTCGCTTGTTTAAAGCAAAAGAGAATTAA
- a CDS encoding MerR family transcriptional regulator — MKVTELAKSLGTTADTVRYYTRLGLLKPAKSVNGYKSYSNKEVSRLKFILSARNLGFSVADIKQILNESEDGKSACPLVRSLIKERLEETEKQFQAMLALRGKMSSALSQWEEMEDKAPTANMVCHLIENFEQIKKA; from the coding sequence ATGAAAGTAACAGAGCTGGCAAAAAGCCTTGGAACGACTGCTGATACGGTGCGCTATTACACGCGATTGGGACTGTTAAAACCTGCTAAGTCAGTGAACGGCTACAAGTCATACTCGAATAAAGAGGTATCGAGACTTAAATTCATTTTAAGTGCCAGAAACCTTGGTTTTTCCGTTGCTGATATCAAGCAAATTCTTAATGAATCTGAAGATGGTAAAAGTGCGTGCCCATTAGTCAGAAGTCTGATCAAAGAGCGGCTTGAAGAAACAGAAAAACAGTTTCAAGCAATGTTGGCACTTCGAGGAAAAATGTCTTCAGCTCTTTCTCAATGGGAAGAAATGGAAGACAAAGCACCGACTGCAAACATGGTTTGTCATCTCATCGAAAACTTTGAACAAATTAAAAAGGCATAG
- a CDS encoding c-type cytochrome, which yields MRTIIQILLVVSLSLVSAFSSHAEEKISGAEVINNNCARCHNARAVHEFSIPEWKVIMPHMREKAHLTGKETQAVLEFLELTSQSVPLAKKVAPEKIIAPDGKQLFTQFGCQGCHSLKGDGGTVGPALDETIKNKGIGFFIKKLQKPQFNNSSSPMPKMPLNEQQIKAIAEYIKS from the coding sequence ATGAGAACAATTATACAAATATTACTGGTTGTCAGCTTATCTCTTGTGTCTGCTTTTAGCTCCCATGCAGAAGAGAAAATTTCCGGTGCAGAAGTGATCAATAACAACTGTGCAAGATGCCATAACGCTCGCGCTGTTCATGAATTTTCTATTCCTGAATGGAAAGTCATTATGCCGCATATGCGAGAAAAGGCGCATTTAACAGGTAAAGAAACGCAAGCTGTTCTTGAATTTTTGGAACTAACTAGCCAAAGCGTACCTTTGGCAAAAAAAGTAGCGCCAGAAAAGATAATAGCGCCTGACGGAAAGCAATTGTTTACTCAATTTGGTTGCCAAGGCTGCCATTCATTGAAAGGTGATGGTGGCACTGTTGGCCCAGCGCTAGATGAAACGATTAAAAACAAAGGGATCGGCTTCTTTATTAAGAAGCTCCAGAAGCCTCAGTTTAATAACTCATCTTCGCCTATGCCCAAAATGCCGCTAAACGAGCAACAGATAAAAGCAATAGCTGAGTACATTAAATCATAA
- a CDS encoding porin — protein MNMLKLLPFAIATAVASGQLLANEQQNNSRFALAGYGDVKFEDSKLMDTSAFSARFVPIFLFSLSDKMHIEAETEISVDENGETEVELEYADIHYFLSDRTTFTAGKFLLPFGQYGPNQHPSWINRSAFSPGIYGGLGGHGGYQPMQGLLPVMSDIGVGIQHIIPLGKNQKIFFDVYVTNGLAAEAPHADEEDAHDEEPVQDEHEEEVVDEHAEEEDEHEEVDDHALELPELAFEATSSDNNSDKAFGGRIAYAFLPGIEVGASYYTAKYDDDEELGFTATGFDINWIGNHYIVRGEYIKTETDAFEEDEHEENNVITFDRNGWYLQATFMAGKMFNVLQGTDFVVEYAETNKINEAERWAYGINYWLDSRAVIKATYEDTTVHDGEDDKRFAIQYSYGF, from the coding sequence ATGAACATGCTCAAATTATTGCCATTTGCAATAGCTACCGCTGTTGCGAGTGGGCAACTCTTAGCGAATGAACAACAAAATAATAGTCGCTTCGCGTTAGCGGGGTATGGAGACGTAAAATTCGAAGACAGTAAATTGATGGATACAAGTGCATTCAGTGCGCGATTTGTACCTATATTCTTGTTTAGTCTCAGTGACAAAATGCATATAGAAGCTGAAACTGAGATCTCAGTCGATGAAAACGGGGAAACTGAAGTCGAGCTTGAATACGCTGATATTCATTATTTCCTTTCTGATAGAACTACTTTTACCGCAGGTAAATTTCTACTCCCATTCGGCCAGTATGGGCCGAATCAACACCCTAGTTGGATTAATCGCTCAGCGTTCTCTCCCGGTATTTATGGTGGGTTAGGCGGTCATGGTGGCTATCAACCTATGCAAGGTTTACTGCCTGTGATGAGTGATATTGGTGTTGGCATTCAACACATTATTCCTTTGGGTAAAAATCAAAAAATATTCTTTGACGTATACGTGACCAACGGACTTGCTGCCGAAGCGCCTCATGCTGATGAAGAAGATGCCCATGATGAAGAGCCTGTGCAGGATGAACACGAAGAAGAGGTTGTTGATGAACATGCGGAAGAGGAAGACGAGCATGAAGAAGTTGATGATCACGCTTTGGAACTTCCTGAACTAGCGTTTGAAGCAACTAGTTCGGATAACAACTCTGACAAAGCATTTGGGGGTCGTATTGCGTATGCCTTTCTTCCGGGCATTGAGGTTGGCGCTTCCTATTACACGGCAAAATATGATGATGATGAAGAGCTAGGATTTACAGCAACTGGCTTTGATATCAACTGGATTGGTAACCATTACATCGTCAGAGGGGAATACATCAAAACAGAAACCGATGCCTTCGAAGAAGATGAACATGAAGAAAACAATGTGATCACATTTGATCGCAATGGCTGGTATCTCCAAGCAACTTTTATGGCTGGGAAAATGTTCAATGTATTGCAGGGAACAGATTTCGTCGTTGAATATGCTGAGACCAATAAAATTAACGAAGCAGAGCGTTGGGCTTATGGCATTAATTACTGGTTAGACAGCCGAGCTGTCATTAAGGCTACATACGAAGATACCACCGTTCACGATGGTGAAGATGACAAGCGTTTCGCTATTCAATATAGCTATGGCTTTTAA
- a CDS encoding copper resistance protein B, with protein MKKLILTNTLRLLLIGLPLISVSVSAKDEMTEMGDSKMQAQGGDAPKDARDPHAYAAGTTLTEGPYALSSDKRLTLADEHSFYALLGDRLEYNEQTNAGVFDFQAWYGTTFDRLVIKTEGDFSEGNLEENQTDFLWGHAISAYWDTQVGIRLDYNNEGENRKWLAFGLQGLAPYWFEIDMTAYLGEQGNSAFSIEAEYELLLTQKLIVQPRAELTLYGKDDVQNNLGSGLSSSAIGFRVRYEFTRQFAPYVGVEWTNKFGNTADFAKLNGQSTRDTAFVAGIKFWL; from the coding sequence ATGAAAAAATTAATACTAACCAATACGTTAAGACTATTATTAATAGGTTTGCCCCTTATAAGTGTATCTGTATCTGCAAAAGATGAGATGACTGAGATGGGTGATTCTAAAATGCAAGCACAAGGTGGAGATGCACCTAAAGATGCTAGAGACCCCCATGCTTATGCAGCAGGTACAACTTTGACTGAAGGCCCTTATGCACTCAGTAGCGACAAACGACTGACTTTGGCAGATGAGCATTCATTTTACGCGCTACTAGGGGATCGTCTTGAATATAATGAGCAAACAAACGCAGGTGTTTTTGACTTTCAGGCATGGTATGGCACTACTTTTGATAGATTAGTCATCAAAACTGAAGGAGATTTTAGCGAAGGTAATTTAGAGGAGAACCAAACAGATTTTCTATGGGGCCACGCAATATCTGCTTATTGGGATACACAAGTCGGTATTCGACTTGATTACAATAACGAAGGTGAAAACCGCAAATGGCTAGCTTTTGGTTTACAAGGTCTAGCCCCCTACTGGTTTGAAATTGATATGACTGCGTATTTAGGAGAGCAAGGTAATAGTGCATTTTCGATCGAAGCTGAGTATGAGCTATTACTTACTCAAAAGTTAATTGTTCAACCACGAGCAGAGTTGACGCTTTACGGTAAGGATGACGTCCAAAATAACCTTGGTAGTGGCTTGTCTAGCAGTGCTATTGGTTTTCGGGTTCGTTATGAGTTTACCCGCCAGTTTGCTCCCTATGTTGGCGTTGAGTGGACAAATAAATTTGGTAATACAGCCGACTTTGCGAAGTTAAATGGGCAAAGTACGCGTGATACTGCTTTTGTTGCAGGTATCAAGTTCTGGCTCTGA
- a CDS encoding copper resistance system multicopper oxidase, with the protein MRNNNPLHQVSTPRRRFVQGLAAGGVLAAFPSVLHAASSLLAGTSTGTAPELSGEVIDLVIDESPVNFTGVVRMATTINGSIPAPTLRLREGDDVTIRVTNKLSVPSSIHWHGIILPYQMDGVPGISFKGIMPGETFVYKFKLQQSGTYWYHSHSGFQEMTGMYGALIIEPREKDIISADNEHVIQLSDWTDDDPMDLFRKLKVQSDVFNFNQPTVPEFFDDISNSSVSNALQRREMWNKMRMNPTDLADLSASAMTFLMNGCAPLTNWRGMFKAGEKVRLRFINGSSNTFFDVRIPELKLTVVQADGQNVEPVTVDEFRFGPGETYDVLVEPKNDAYTIFAQSMDRSGYAKGTLSMAPNVDAPVPSLDPVEWLTMTDMMGNMTHDSVHSTMADTAGMSGMNSNKMDHSAMGHGAMAMDHSKHGMTKNPLAVASTKVRHAKTEYGASVDMRVDMPRTNLDDPGIGLRKNGRRVLTLADLHSLEGITNQQEPEAEIELHLTGNMERYSWSFDGLEFGKSTPVHMKHNQRLRVILQNDTMMTHPMHLHGMWSDLENEKGDVQVRRHTIPVQPAQRISFLTTPHDVGRWAWHCHLLFHMDAGMFREVVVS; encoded by the coding sequence ATGAGAAATAACAATCCATTACATCAAGTTTCTACGCCACGTAGACGCTTTGTACAAGGATTAGCTGCTGGCGGTGTATTAGCTGCTTTTCCAAGTGTTCTTCATGCAGCTTCATCTTTGCTTGCTGGAACTTCAACAGGTACTGCGCCCGAACTAAGTGGGGAAGTCATAGATCTGGTGATAGATGAGTCACCAGTAAACTTCACAGGTGTTGTAAGAATGGCTACAACAATCAATGGCTCAATACCAGCTCCTACCTTGCGCCTCAGAGAAGGTGATGACGTTACTATCAGGGTAACGAATAAATTATCAGTGCCGAGTTCAATTCATTGGCATGGGATCATTCTTCCGTATCAAATGGATGGCGTACCGGGTATTAGCTTTAAAGGTATAATGCCGGGTGAAACCTTTGTTTATAAATTTAAGCTGCAACAAAGCGGCACATATTGGTATCACTCACACAGTGGTTTTCAAGAAATGACAGGTATGTACGGCGCATTAATTATTGAGCCAAGAGAAAAGGATATTATTAGTGCTGACAATGAGCATGTCATCCAATTGTCTGATTGGACTGATGATGACCCAATGGATTTGTTTCGCAAGTTAAAAGTACAGAGCGATGTATTTAACTTTAATCAACCTACTGTTCCAGAGTTTTTTGATGACATTTCAAATAGCAGCGTTTCAAATGCGCTACAACGCCGGGAAATGTGGAATAAAATGAGAATGAACCCTACAGATCTTGCAGACTTATCAGCATCTGCAATGACTTTTTTAATGAATGGTTGTGCGCCTTTGACAAATTGGCGTGGAATGTTTAAAGCTGGCGAAAAGGTTAGGCTTAGATTTATTAACGGTTCTAGCAATACGTTTTTTGATGTAAGAATACCTGAGCTGAAGTTAACAGTTGTACAAGCTGATGGACAAAATGTTGAACCTGTGACAGTAGATGAATTTAGATTTGGTCCCGGTGAAACTTATGATGTACTTGTCGAGCCAAAAAATGATGCATATACGATTTTTGCACAAAGCATGGATCGCTCAGGTTATGCTAAAGGTACTTTATCAATGGCACCTAACGTTGATGCACCAGTACCTTCTTTAGACCCCGTTGAATGGTTAACGATGACAGATATGATGGGCAATATGACCCATGATAGTGTGCATTCTACAATGGCTGATACGGCAGGTATGTCGGGCATGAATTCTAATAAAATGGATCATAGTGCAATGGGTCATGGAGCGATGGCAATGGATCATAGTAAACATGGAATGACTAAAAACCCATTAGCTGTTGCTAGCACTAAAGTGCGTCATGCAAAAACAGAGTATGGAGCTTCTGTTGATATGCGTGTTGATATGCCTAGAACAAACCTTGATGATCCCGGTATAGGTTTACGTAAAAATGGACGCCGTGTTTTAACACTTGCAGATTTACATTCTCTTGAGGGAATTACAAACCAGCAAGAGCCAGAGGCTGAAATTGAATTACATTTAACTGGAAACATGGAGCGTTATAGCTGGTCATTTGATGGCTTGGAATTTGGAAAAAGCACGCCAGTTCACATGAAGCATAATCAACGTTTAAGAGTTATTTTACAAAACGATACAATGATGACACATCCCATGCACCTGCATGGTATGTGGAGCGATTTGGAGAATGAAAAAGGTGATGTACAGGTTCGTCGCCATACTATCCCTGTACAACCAGCGCAAAGAATTAGTTTTTTAACAACACCTCATGACGTAGGTCGCTGGGCATGGCATTGCCATTTATTATTCCACATGGATGCAGGTATGTTTAGAGAGGTAGTTGTATCATGA
- a CDS encoding YybH family protein, with translation MKTINILLVLLMTFSFAASAHGDKNKDKGLFKGIDTPAAKVVLAFHQALETGNKDLARAQLADDVTIYEGGRVERSADEYAHHHMLSDMKYLASVKSKTLEHQVTVLGNTAISASRSHTQGTYKGKERDYQGMETMVLEKQNGEWKIKHIHWSH, from the coding sequence ATGAAAACAATAAATATATTACTCGTTTTATTAATGACGTTTAGCTTCGCAGCAAGCGCTCATGGTGATAAGAACAAAGACAAAGGTTTGTTTAAAGGTATAGATACCCCTGCCGCAAAAGTTGTTTTGGCATTTCATCAAGCACTAGAAACGGGTAATAAGGATCTAGCAAGAGCACAGTTGGCTGATGATGTGACCATCTACGAGGGAGGTCGTGTTGAAAGAAGTGCTGATGAATACGCCCATCACCATATGCTGTCGGATATGAAATATCTCGCTTCTGTGAAGAGCAAAACACTAGAACACCAAGTGACGGTACTTGGAAACACCGCTATATCTGCTTCACGTAGCCACACTCAAGGTACATACAAAGGCAAAGAGCGTGATTATCAAGGCATGGAAACAATGGTTCTCGAAAAGCAAAACGGTGAATGGAAAATCAAGCACATTCATTGGTCACATTAA